Within Hydrogenoanaerobacterium saccharovorans, the genomic segment ACGGCATACAAACCGATATATCAAGTGCAAATTACACAAAGGATATTGCTTCTTTTTGGGAGCATTACGAAGGCGAAAATTTGGAATCCAAACTATACGAAATATTAAATCCGCCAAAACATGGCGAAGTGGGCTTGTGCATTCCTGCTTCTGAAAATGGTAACGTAACCTACCTTTTGGGTGTTATTGTAGATGATTTTTCAAAAGTAACAGACGATATGATTACGGTTGAAGTTCCGCAAGCAGAGTATGCTGTATTTACAACACCGCCGGTAGATACAACAAACGACAACGAGCAAAAAGAATTTGCGCAGGTTATTAAAAGCACCTGGAAGTATATTTTTGAGCAATGGTTTATAGACAGCGGTTACGTTTACGACGAAGATAAATTGGATTTTGAGTTTTATGATGAACGCTGCCACTTTAGGCCGGATACCGTAATGGATATCTTTGTGCCGATAAAAAAGAGATTGTAACAGCTATGAGTTATGTTCTGTTTCGGTAACATTGTACAATATTTTAATTTAGAATAAACAGCACCCGCATAACACCATATTATGCGGGTGCTGTTTGTTGATTAATGTAAGGAATGGCAGAAAAAATGGGTTGTATATGCAGCTGCCCAGAGGCAGTAAAGCAAGTTATTGGTAATGTTTTAGGTCTGGCTGATAGCAGAGTAACTGATAACCATTGCAAGCGCAACGGTTAGACTTGCTGTTTACTGAAAAACATCTTGACTTTGTTACAATAACCGGATATAATGACCCAAAAGTCAAAATTGACCAATGGGTCATTTTTATATGAGGTTGTATATTGTGTCAAATGAAAAAAAGTATCAAGTTCGAAATCAGAAGATTCTTGACACAGCCGAAAAATTAATAAAACATAAAGGCTATCATCATTTCAAAATGAGCGATATTTCCGATGAACTGGAAATTGCCAAAGGTACTATCTATAACCATTACCGCTCAAAAGAAGATTTGCTTTTTGCACTAATCTACCCAAAACTGAAACATTTTCGAGAT encodes:
- a CDS encoding AraC family transcriptional regulator, with product MNYSKDMERCVDYIESNLQNEISTQMLADEIGYSVYHFCRVFSACKGMPPTEYIRKRRLSLAALELFQNKKIIDIALNYGFETAGGFAKAFRKEYGYSPAQYAKRMAGFNQATIKNKIGDYIMNYVIMKKPAFKVAGYGIQTDISSANYTKDIASFWEHYEGENLESKLYEILNPPKHGEVGLCIPASENGNVTYLLGVIVDDFSKVTDDMITVEVPQAEYAVFTTPPVDTTNDNEQKEFAQVIKSTWKYIFEQWFIDSGYVYDEDKLDFEFYDERCHFRPDTVMDIFVPIKKRL